A single genomic interval of Rhododendron vialii isolate Sample 1 chromosome 3a, ASM3025357v1 harbors:
- the LOC131321160 gene encoding uncharacterized protein LOC131321160 has protein sequence MYETRLDIWCFFQSLFGKTRDWSEMECWIQIAIIVHPFDLVAIVYLVTIPTFHMHTFKMPPKTRGRRSRVGNRGGRGRGRGRGAPPEDEVSQLGENPGGNPGAGAGRGAGVPPNQTQFARDLVAALTAANLLNQAPRESVEDHAMVAMKEFSHRNPSVFDGTSSDPLVADHWLAQIRKLFRALNITEDNIRVGIVAVQLVGEADEWWESILEIRKDARRAVRTAAQVNEPDVENLTWAKFETLFEDQYFPETSRENLRDQFEKLEQGNMTVSEYVQKFQSLSRFAPELVATEERKCRRFEKGLHNTVRRMVTVQRKMKFSEVVECARSIEIPKEAQRNARAWEPRCNQPGHVRTQCPQLSKACYDCGKTDHLAWNCPQEAGARSESGSIQQSRAGRGVDHQSFRGTQRQQQPHFRQTSSVQSSGVDRGASSSAPSQGSGHGGGFVQGQGTQGRVFNINTNASPSVSQAPETLVVRGTFLLFNSFARVLFDSGASHSFIATSFVCALELYTESLDLPLSVETPLGGQSSLSRICKGCELVVCDHHFVFDFIVLDMSGFDLILGMDWLSTFHTTIDCFKRRVRICPPEGVCFEFHGERREPLVPYLCGPRERELIYALLASLTLDEDMSTRGELPLVVREFPDVFPEELPGLPPEREIEFTIDLLPGTAPISIPPYRFAPAELRELKLNRVTVKNKYPMPRIADVFDQLRGATCFSKIDLRSGYHQLRVRREDIPKTAFCTRYGHYEFVVMPFGLTNAPATLMGLMNRIFRAYLDHFVVVFVDDILVYSSTEEEHQTHLAIVLELLREHRLYAKLSKCEFWLPEVKFLGHVVSKGGVSVDPGKIESIMNWQRPKNVFEIRSVLGLAGYYRRFVLDFSRLAASMTRLTRKGTRFVWSDSCETAFEELKKRLTTAPVLIVPERGVGYSVYCDASK, from the exons taagatgcctccaaAGACGCGTGGTAGACGAAGTAGGGTTGGAAATCGGGGTGGCCgaggccgtggtcgtggccgtggggcGCCACctgaggatgaggttagtcagCTTGGGGAGAATCCTGGTGGAAATCCGGGGGCTGGGGCCGGTCGAGGTGCAGGAGTACCTCCTAATCAAACTCAGTTTGCTAGGGACCTtgtcgcagcacttacagctgcaaatctttTGAACCAAGCTCCTAGGGAGAGCGTCGAGGATCACGCTATGGTAGCGATGAAGGAGTTTAGCCATAGGAACCCTTCGGTATTCGATGGGACTAGTAGCGACCCTTTGGTAGCCGACCATTGGTTAGCTCAAATTCGCAAGCTTTTTAGAGCTCTTAACATCACTGAAGATAATATCAGAGTGGGTATCGTGGCCGTTCAACTTGTTGGTGAGGCCGATGAATGGTGGGAATCCATTTTGGAGATTAGGAAAGATGCAAGAAGGGCGGTGAGGACCGCAGCTCAAGTGAACGAACCAGATGTTGAAAATTTGACATGGGCTAAATTTGAGACTCTCTTTGAGGACCAATACTTTCCGGAAACTTCACGTGAGAATCTAAGGGATCAATTTGAGAAACTTGAGCAAGGTAATATGACCGTTTCAGAGTATGTACAGAAATTTCAATCCTTGTCTCGTTTCGCtccagagttggtggcgacggagGAGAGGAAGTGTCGACGGTTTGAGAAGGGGTTGCATAACACCGTGAGAAGAATGGTGACGGTCCAACGTAAGATGAAGTTTTCTGAAGTGGTGGAGTGCGCGAGAAGTATTGAAATACCAAAGGAAGCTCAACGAAATGCAAGGGCGTGGGAACCAAG GTGTAACCAACCCGGGCACGTCCGTACTCAGTGTCCTCAGCTTTCTAAGGCGTGCTATGATTGCGGTAAGACGGATCATCTTGCTTGGAATTGCCCTCAAGAAGCGGGAGCGCGTAGTGAGTCAGGCTCGATACAACAGTCGAGGGCAGGGCGTGGTGTTGACCATCAGTCTTTCAGGGGTactcagaggcagcagcagcctcATTTCCGCCAAACATCGTCAGTTCAGAGTTCTGGGGTCGACCGGGGAGCGAGTTCGTCCGCACCTTCTCAAGGTTCCGGTCATGGAGGAGGTTTTGTGCAGGGTCAGGGTACCCAGGGGCGTGTTTTCAAcatcaacaccaatgcatcaccTTCTGTTTCTCAGGCTCCAGAGACATTGGTTGTAAGGGGTACTTTCCTtctattcaattcttttgctAGAGTactatttgattctggagcatcccATTCTTTCATCGCTACATCATTTGTGTGTGCATTGGAATTGTACACCGAGAGCCTTGATTTGCCATTATCCGTCGAGACACCATTAGGGGGACAATCATCTTTGAGTCGTATTTGTAAAGGTTGTGAGCTTGTTGTTTGTGACCATCACTTCGTTTTCGATTTCATTGTGCTGGATATGTCGGGATTTGACCTCATTCTGGGGATGGATTGGCTGTCTACATTCCACACTACGATCGATTGTTTTAAGCGTCGTGTTCGCATATGTCCGCCTGAGGGTGTTTGTTTCGAATTCCATGGGGAACGTCGGGAACCGTTAGTACCGTACCTGTGTGGGCCTCGGGAAAGAGAGTTGATTTATGCTTTGTTAGCAAGCTTGACATTAGATGAGGATATGTCTAcgcgtggggagttacccttgGTAGTTCGCGAGTTTCCCGATGTATTTCCGGAAGAGTTACCCGGTTTGCCTCCCGAGAGAGAAATTGAGTTCACGATAGACTTGCTTCCAGGCACCGCTCCTATATCAATTCCTCCTTATCGTTTTGCGCCCGCTGAACTTAGAGAGTTGAAA CTCAACCGCGTAACcgttaagaataagtatcccaTGCCAAGAATCGCTGATGTATTTGATCAACTCCGAGGTGCCACTTGCTTTTCCAAAATCGACCTGAGGTCCGGTTATCACCAATTGAGGGTTCGTAGGGAGGATATTCCTAAAACTGCCTTTTGTACTCGCTATGGCCATTACGAATTCGTTGTGATGCCATTCGGTTTGACAAACGCTCCAGCTACTTTAATGGGCCTAATGAACCGCATCTTTCGTGCCTACCTCGATCattttgtggttgtattcgtTGACGACATTCTCGTTTATTCATCCACGGAAGAGGAACACCAAACTCATCTTGCCATCGTTCTAGAACTCTTAAGGGAACACCGTTTATACGCCAAGCTTAGTAAGTGCGAGTTTTGGTTACCCGAAGTTAAGTTTCTGGGTCATGTGGTTTCGAAGGGGGGAGTATCCGTCGATCCGGGGAAGATAGAATCCATTATGAACTGGCAGCGACCGAAGAACGTGTTTGAAATCCGAAGCGTTTTGGGGTTGGCCGGATATTACCGTCGTTTTGTTCTTGACTTTTCTCGTCTAGCGGCATCGATGACTAGGCTAACGCGTAAGGGGACCCGTTTCGTTTGGAGTGACTCTTGTGAGACGgcttttgaggaattgaagaagagGTTGACTACTGCACctgttttgattgtgcccgaacgtggagttggctactccgtGTATTGTGATGCGTCTAAATAA
- the LOC131318755 gene encoding serine/arginine-rich splicing factor RS2Z33-like produces the protein MPRYDDRHGSTRLFVGRLSSRTRSRDLEDLFSRYGRVRNVDMKRDYAFVEFSDPRDADDARYGLNGRELDGSRITVEFAKGVPRGSGGSREYLGRGPPPGTGRCFNCGIDGHWARDCKAGDWKNKCYRCGDRGHIEKNCQNSPKKLRRGRSDSRSPSPRRGRSRSRSFSRSRSYSRSRSPPKRERRVECADRRSRSPKRSKDSSPPPAKGRKRSPNPDERSPRERGSPSPRDRAQGNGSEYSGSPKARSRSPMEDDGGRESPLRDSPIEENGQSLSPSPIAKNRRSSPDDDEDNNGSLRGSESA, from the exons ATGCCTCGGTATGATGATCGCCATGGTAGTACACGCCTCTTTGTCGGTCGCTTGTCTTCTCGGACTCGATCACGAGATTTAGAGGACCTCTTTAGCAGATATGGAAG AGTACGTAATGTGGATATGAAGCGCGACTATGCCTTTGTG GAATTTAGTGATCCTCGAGATGCTGATGATGCAAGATATGGGTTAAATGGTCGCGAACTAGATGGAAGTCGCATCACTGTGGAATTTGCAAAGGGA GTGCCGCGTGGTTCTGGTGGATCTCGTGAATATCTTGGCAGAGGTCCTCCTCCAGGAACGGGGCGTTGCTTCAATTGTGGAATTGATGGCCACTGGGCCCGAGATTGCAAGGCTGGGGACTGGAAAAACAAGTGTTACCGGTGTGGGGATCGAGGCCATATAGAAAAGAATTGCCAAAACAGCCCCAAGAAACTTAG ACGTGGACGGAGTGACTCCCGCTCTCCATCGCCTAGACGTGGCAGAAGCCGTAGCCGTAGTTTCAGCAGGAGTCGTAGCTACAG TCGATCCAGGTCACCCCCGAAGAGGGAGCGGAGGGTTGAGTGCGCTGATAGACGATCTAGGAGCCCCAAGCGGAGCAAGgattcatcaccaccaccagccaAAGGGAGGAAGCGCAGCCCAAATCCTGATGAGAGAAGCCCACGAGAGAGAGGCAGCCCATCCCCGAGGGATCGTGCACAGGGCAACGGGTCAGAATACAGTGGGAGCCCTAAGGCGAGGAGCAGGAGCCCTATGGAGGATGATGGTGGAAGAGAGAGCCCACTGAGGGACAGCCCAATCGAAGAAAATGGACAGAGTCTTAGCCCTAGCCCCATTGCCAAGAATCGTAGGAGCAGCCCAGATGATGATGAAGATAACAATGGGTCTCTACGGGGCAGCGAATCTGCTTAA
- the LOC131318756 gene encoding uncharacterized protein LOC131318756, with the protein MFIELVDASGYSTTGDSMYRLLDDYVERIGEANVVQVVTDSATYNKIAGKLLMTKRPHLYWTPCAAHCLDLMLEDIFKLPYLKRTWERAIKVHGYIYNRPTLLNMMRYFTQRKELIKPEKS; encoded by the exons ATGTTTATTGAATTGGTTGATGCATCGGGTTATTCCACAACCGGGGACAGCATGTATAGGTTGCTTGACGACTATGTGGAGCGAATCGGAGAAGCTAATGTGGTCCAAGTTGTCACGGATAGTGCCACGTACAATAAGATTGCAG GGAAGTTGTTAATGACAAAAAGACCACATTTATATTGGACTCCATGTGCTGCCCATTGCTTGGATTTAATGTTAGAAGACATTTTCAAGTTGCCGTATTTGAAAAGAACATGGGAAAGGGCGATCAAGGTACACGGTTATATCTACAACCGTCCGACATTGTTGAACATGATGAGATACTTTACTCAAAGAAAAGAGTTGATTAAGCCAGAAAAGAGTTGA